In Diachasmimorpha longicaudata isolate KC_UGA_2023 chromosome 4, iyDiaLong2, whole genome shotgun sequence, a single genomic region encodes these proteins:
- the LOC135161532 gene encoding serine/arginine repetitive matrix protein 1-like isoform X2, whose product MHALHSAGVHHEKLRFFSNIRDCNMDYRQKMIVSTTHKFKNEDDDDEDLEALRLAALKSRRAKPVPHANTQLPPQHNIQTGRSQFAFYTQRFGRREFYHPNRPPRQNGNVCHPSRINQNLIEIIPVDESALSATSETKPISDPLSVTDATEPSKFHRYTDDVSGSDEEDTKEQKNPEVKSEDQKSPQDDETGRDKKDQTNDGNSPRIDDETDPLDPEEDQKDPEDDDDILLMADLEEEDSLERLMDEMEREMNMQKFPTEKREVKPSKKETKDSKRPRDFSKSKNRSNEKLENLGASKNERRSVSPYPSGKYPTRHRSLSPKQRPRKKSPRRSPPRQVKKSQREPLILRSPRKSPPRYSPRSRSRSPRLSPRRSPNRSPMSRRLSPRGRSPLSRSPRPRSSRSPKILSRPHSPRFINRVRSPLRMSPGRSPLVRSPKQSPHRLSPIRRVSPRRSRSRSPRRSPRRSPKLSPRRLSPVRRISPRLSPRRSPLCSPRNSPRLSPRRRRSPKDRKRRSLTPEDSSLHRKENSPLRKNIQNSPELSKKVKPAKETLEVSSDPVLEARRRKFESTRPIDPITANKKIKLSKKEENKMEPDTQGNLPKRKTKEMIEEYEEVPGEELSLLEDCIFDELEPVLSDESSGPVMCVEVPVVKVEKERVKKKKKKDKEIYQVGKMKDAMLAGRIVKEKKCKKKKELTPEVREEPGEVVQEAVDEEADLRTELSRRRAERLNRTVPIQSARLLQSAFKGVVNEVAKAKNNAKAIQRHLGNAEEKPSQKEVRRVTVLHRTVSDISDSEDSKMPVRFRLGTNNTLQETRESKASRKSSKRQGRKGNS is encoded by the exons ATGCATGCATTACACAGTGCTGGTGTGCACCACGAAAAATTACGGTTTTTTTCGAATATCAGGGATTGCAACATGGATTATCGTCAAAAG ATGATCGTCTCGACAACTCATAAATTCAAGAACGAGGATGACGATGACGAGGACCTAGAGGCACTCAGACTGGCTGCCCTGAAGTCAAGGCGTGCCAAGCCCGTTCCACATGCCAACACTCAATTACCACCCCAACATAATATCCAAACTGGACGGTCTCAATTCGCCTTTTACACCCAGCGATTTGGAAGAAGAGAGTTCTATCACCCTAACAGGCCACCGAGACAGAACGGG AATGTATGTCATCCTAGTCGAATCAATCAGAATCTGATAGAAATAATTCCAGTCGACGAGAGTGCGTTGTCCGCCACATCTGAAACCAAACCGATATCTGACCCACTTTCTGTCACAGATGCAACAG AACCTTCGAAATTCCATCGTTACACTGACGACGTGAGTGGCTCCGACGAGGAAGACACGAAAGAGCAAAAAAATCCGGAGGTAAAATCAGAGGATCAAAAGTCCCCTCAGGACGACGAAACGGGAAGAGACAAGAAAGACCAGACTAACGACGGTAATTCTCCAAGAATCGATGATGAGACTGACCCCTTGGACCCCGAAGAAGACCAAAAGGACCCCGAGGACGACGACGACATTCTTCTGATGGCAGACCTGGAGGAGGAAGACAGCCTCGAGCGACTGATGGACGAAATGGAGCGAGAGATGAACATGCAGAAATTTCCAACTGAAAAAAGAGAGGTTAAACCCTCGAAGAAGGAAACCAAAGATTCTAAGAGGCCCCGTGACTTCTCAAAATCAAAGAACCGGTCGAACGAAAAATTGGAGAACTTGGGCGCATCGAAAAATGAACGAAGGTCAGTGTCTCCTTATCCCAGTGGCAAGTATCCCACGAGGCACCGGTCGTTATCCCCAAAGCAGAgaccgagaaaaaaatcgcCGAGAAGATCGCCCCCACGTcaagtaaaaaaatcccagcGGGAGCCTTTGATACTCAGATCACCTAGAAAATCCCCGCCGAGATATTCTCCTCGCTCGAGATCACGATCACCTCGGTTGTCCCCTCGAAGATCTCCGAACAGGTCCCCAATGTCTCGAAGACTCTCCCCCCGAGGGAGATCCCCACTGTCTAGGTCCCCAAGACCCCGCAGTTCTCGATCTCCAAAGATTCTATCACGTCCCCACTCTCCCAGATTCATAAATCGAGTCAGATCGCCTCTGAGAATGTCCCCGGGTCGTTCACCCCTTGTCAGATCACCGAAACAATCCCCTCATCGATTGTCACCGATCAGAAGGGTATCACCGAGACGCTCGAGGTCGAGATCGCCGAGGAGATCCCCCAGAAGATCCCCGAAATTGTCTCCTCGGAGATTGTCCCCAGTGAGGAGGATATCCCCTAGGCTTTCTCCCAGGAGATCCCCATTGTGTTCTCCGAGAAATTCTCCCAGGCTATCCCCCAGACGACGGAGATCCCCTAAGGACCGAAAGAGACGATCCCTGACTCCAGAGGACTCTTCGTTGCACAGAAAAGAGAACTCgccattgagaaaaaatatccagAATTCTCCAGAGCTCTCGAAGAAGGTGAAGCCTGCGAAAGAAACACTCGAGGTGTCAAGTGATCCAGTGCTGGAGGCCAGGAGGAGAAAATTCGAGTCGACTAGGCCAATTGATCCCATCAcagccaataaaaaaattaaattgtctaAAAAAGAGGAGAACAAAATGGAACCCGATACCCAGGGGAATTTACCCAAGAGAAAGACCAAGGAGATGATCGAGGAGTACGAGGAAGTACCTGGTGAGGAGCTGTCCCTCCTTGAAGACTGCATTTTTGATGAGCTAGAGCCGGTTCTCAGTGATGAATCCAGTGGTCCTGTTATGTGTGTGGAAGTGCCAGTTGTAAAGGTGGAGAAGGAAAGGgtcaagaagaagaagaagaaagataAGGAGATCTATCAAGTGGGGAAGATGAAGGATGCTATGCTTGCTGGGAGGATTGTCAAGGAGAAGAAGTGCAAGAAGAAGAAGGAGCTAACGCCAGAGGTGAGGGAAGAGCCGGGGGAAGTTGTTCAGGAGGCTGTCGATGAAGAGGCTGATCTGAGGACTGAATTGAGCAGAAGAAGGGCTGAAAGACTCAACCGGACTGTGCCTATTCAATCTGCTAGGCTACTGCAGTCGGCCTTCAAAGGAGTTGTTAATGA AGTTGCCAAAGCCAAAAACAATGCAAAAGCCATTCAAAGGCACTTGGGTAATGCTGAAGAGAAAC CGAGTCAAAAGGAAGTTCGACGTGTTACGGTGCTGCACAGAACAGTCTCAGATATATCAGATTCCGAag ATTCAAAGATGCCCGTAAGGTTTAGGCTGGGAACGAATAATACCCTCCAGGAGACACGAGAATCCAAAGCATCCAGGAAATCATCCAAGCGCCAGGGTCGCAAG GGCAATAGCTAA
- the LOC135161532 gene encoding serine/arginine repetitive matrix protein 1-like isoform X1 — MHALHSAGVHHEKLRFFSNIRDCNMDYRQKMIVSTTHKFKNEDDDDEDLEALRLAALKSRRAKPVPHANTQLPPQHNIQTGRSQFAFYTQRFGRREFYHPNRPPRQNGNVCHPSRINQNLIEIIPVDESALSATSETKPISDPLSVTDATEPSKFHRYTDDVSGSDEEDTKEQKNPEVKSEDQKSPQDDETGRDKKDQTNDGNSPRIDDETDPLDPEEDQKDPEDDDDILLMADLEEEDSLERLMDEMEREMNMQKFPTEKREVKPSKKETKDSKRPRDFSKSKNRSNEKLENLGASKNERRSVSPYPSGKYPTRHRSLSPKQRPRKKSPRRSPPRQVKKSQREPLILRSPRKSPPRYSPRSRSRSPRLSPRRSPNRSPMSRRLSPRGRSPLSRSPRPRSSRSPKILSRPHSPRFINRVRSPLRMSPGRSPLVRSPKQSPHRLSPIRRVSPRRSRSRSPRRSPRRSPKLSPRRLSPVRRISPRLSPRRSPLCSPRNSPRLSPRRRRSPKDRKRRSLTPEDSSLHRKENSPLRKNIQNSPELSKKVKPAKETLEVSSDPVLEARRRKFESTRPIDPITANKKIKLSKKEENKMEPDTQGNLPKRKTKEMIEEYEEVPGEELSLLEDCIFDELEPVLSDESSGPVMCVEVPVVKVEKERVKKKKKKDKEIYQVGKMKDAMLAGRIVKEKKCKKKKELTPEVREEPGEVVQEAVDEEADLRTELSRRRAERLNRTVPIQSARLLQSAFKGVVNEVAKAKNNAKAIQRHLGNAEEKPSQKEVRRVTVLHRTVSDISDSEDSKMPVRFRLGTNNTLQETRESKASRKSSKRQGRKVKHKKLSVNDVDRQK; from the exons ATGCATGCATTACACAGTGCTGGTGTGCACCACGAAAAATTACGGTTTTTTTCGAATATCAGGGATTGCAACATGGATTATCGTCAAAAG ATGATCGTCTCGACAACTCATAAATTCAAGAACGAGGATGACGATGACGAGGACCTAGAGGCACTCAGACTGGCTGCCCTGAAGTCAAGGCGTGCCAAGCCCGTTCCACATGCCAACACTCAATTACCACCCCAACATAATATCCAAACTGGACGGTCTCAATTCGCCTTTTACACCCAGCGATTTGGAAGAAGAGAGTTCTATCACCCTAACAGGCCACCGAGACAGAACGGG AATGTATGTCATCCTAGTCGAATCAATCAGAATCTGATAGAAATAATTCCAGTCGACGAGAGTGCGTTGTCCGCCACATCTGAAACCAAACCGATATCTGACCCACTTTCTGTCACAGATGCAACAG AACCTTCGAAATTCCATCGTTACACTGACGACGTGAGTGGCTCCGACGAGGAAGACACGAAAGAGCAAAAAAATCCGGAGGTAAAATCAGAGGATCAAAAGTCCCCTCAGGACGACGAAACGGGAAGAGACAAGAAAGACCAGACTAACGACGGTAATTCTCCAAGAATCGATGATGAGACTGACCCCTTGGACCCCGAAGAAGACCAAAAGGACCCCGAGGACGACGACGACATTCTTCTGATGGCAGACCTGGAGGAGGAAGACAGCCTCGAGCGACTGATGGACGAAATGGAGCGAGAGATGAACATGCAGAAATTTCCAACTGAAAAAAGAGAGGTTAAACCCTCGAAGAAGGAAACCAAAGATTCTAAGAGGCCCCGTGACTTCTCAAAATCAAAGAACCGGTCGAACGAAAAATTGGAGAACTTGGGCGCATCGAAAAATGAACGAAGGTCAGTGTCTCCTTATCCCAGTGGCAAGTATCCCACGAGGCACCGGTCGTTATCCCCAAAGCAGAgaccgagaaaaaaatcgcCGAGAAGATCGCCCCCACGTcaagtaaaaaaatcccagcGGGAGCCTTTGATACTCAGATCACCTAGAAAATCCCCGCCGAGATATTCTCCTCGCTCGAGATCACGATCACCTCGGTTGTCCCCTCGAAGATCTCCGAACAGGTCCCCAATGTCTCGAAGACTCTCCCCCCGAGGGAGATCCCCACTGTCTAGGTCCCCAAGACCCCGCAGTTCTCGATCTCCAAAGATTCTATCACGTCCCCACTCTCCCAGATTCATAAATCGAGTCAGATCGCCTCTGAGAATGTCCCCGGGTCGTTCACCCCTTGTCAGATCACCGAAACAATCCCCTCATCGATTGTCACCGATCAGAAGGGTATCACCGAGACGCTCGAGGTCGAGATCGCCGAGGAGATCCCCCAGAAGATCCCCGAAATTGTCTCCTCGGAGATTGTCCCCAGTGAGGAGGATATCCCCTAGGCTTTCTCCCAGGAGATCCCCATTGTGTTCTCCGAGAAATTCTCCCAGGCTATCCCCCAGACGACGGAGATCCCCTAAGGACCGAAAGAGACGATCCCTGACTCCAGAGGACTCTTCGTTGCACAGAAAAGAGAACTCgccattgagaaaaaatatccagAATTCTCCAGAGCTCTCGAAGAAGGTGAAGCCTGCGAAAGAAACACTCGAGGTGTCAAGTGATCCAGTGCTGGAGGCCAGGAGGAGAAAATTCGAGTCGACTAGGCCAATTGATCCCATCAcagccaataaaaaaattaaattgtctaAAAAAGAGGAGAACAAAATGGAACCCGATACCCAGGGGAATTTACCCAAGAGAAAGACCAAGGAGATGATCGAGGAGTACGAGGAAGTACCTGGTGAGGAGCTGTCCCTCCTTGAAGACTGCATTTTTGATGAGCTAGAGCCGGTTCTCAGTGATGAATCCAGTGGTCCTGTTATGTGTGTGGAAGTGCCAGTTGTAAAGGTGGAGAAGGAAAGGgtcaagaagaagaagaagaaagataAGGAGATCTATCAAGTGGGGAAGATGAAGGATGCTATGCTTGCTGGGAGGATTGTCAAGGAGAAGAAGTGCAAGAAGAAGAAGGAGCTAACGCCAGAGGTGAGGGAAGAGCCGGGGGAAGTTGTTCAGGAGGCTGTCGATGAAGAGGCTGATCTGAGGACTGAATTGAGCAGAAGAAGGGCTGAAAGACTCAACCGGACTGTGCCTATTCAATCTGCTAGGCTACTGCAGTCGGCCTTCAAAGGAGTTGTTAATGA AGTTGCCAAAGCCAAAAACAATGCAAAAGCCATTCAAAGGCACTTGGGTAATGCTGAAGAGAAAC CGAGTCAAAAGGAAGTTCGACGTGTTACGGTGCTGCACAGAACAGTCTCAGATATATCAGATTCCGAag ATTCAAAGATGCCCGTAAGGTTTAGGCTGGGAACGAATAATACCCTCCAGGAGACACGAGAATCCAAAGCATCCAGGAAATCATCCAAGCGCCAGGGTCGCAAGGTAAAGCATAAAAAGTTGTCTGTAAACGATGTCGATcgacaaaaataa